A section of the Lutra lutra chromosome 3, mLutLut1.2, whole genome shotgun sequence genome encodes:
- the LOC125095675 gene encoding basic proline-rich protein-like, with translation MTERPLGAAGQPPRCSPRRRLVTPRGQPAGAESVRVPRLAPGSSPAVWAAPSSSARRNPAAPGPSGASRRVPKPRVPSPVSPARPAPSPPLALTPPSSLHVRRAAAAARKPPPAARPEDDRKHAPPGPEDSAHRLPVRSPPRLRPRAPAGVPASPVPEASARPAALGAPRAVPAAGTSPAPPRVPGPDPGPAASPRLDSGPRSAGPSVPLSVGAAPRCRVPELTGHGRPHPVSTSRSRSFRAAPRDLPPAGGSPCAGGCGPQCRRRLPEAGERRSVRPALPPHPCGAVLAPPRRAPPRPPTAPDCASVDPRDPYRPPRPPHLCTTAAPRLRPGPAAPPRPAPSGAPRPEAARRPRCSRDPRAPVPGAPSATERRRGRWEATPRATYRALRRLQRLPARPSAHAPATAERVLIVGVCARTTRPGEGRRGTATGHPLNSNARRAPRRPRAGGTQTPPRLPACIAPPGGSRDPTTCAPSRPQRAQRRPGGRRDPSAPSPTNPGRALRRPGARRDSGSALLSRRTSLRRRPPRWRSGAVDGRSGALPARTASGSPAPGADLPPGKGMRLRRAPVGSSAAGAGERGPGRTSAGPRPAGPAAAVNRSAPRFPPETPRGQPARNPKPLVRPCDPRSRGRRRPPLAGCHRGIRSRPRPVPDPEQPSGSREARVPSEALPSGLSGERRVTPSPEERDGP, from the exons ATGACCG AACGTCCGCTTGGGGCTGCGGGGCAGCCACCCCGCTGCAGCCCGCGACGCCGACTTGTCACTCCGCGCGGGCAGCCGGCGGGGGCGGAGTCGGTCCGCGTCCCCCGACTCGCTCCCGGGTCTTCACCTGCGGTTTGGGCGGCTCCGTCCTCATCGGCGCGTCGCAATCCTGCCGCCCCCGGGCCGTCCGGAGCCTCCCGCCGGGTTCCCAAGCCCCGGGTCCCCAGTCCCGTTTCTCCGGCCCGCCCtgccccatctcctcccctcgCCCTCACGCCTCCATCCTCCCTGCACGTCCGCCGGGCCGCGGCCGCCGCTCGGAAACCCCCGCCGGCCGCGCGACCTGAGGACGACCGCAAACACGCTCCTCCCGGCCCCGAGGACTCTGCGCACCGGCTCCCCGTCCGGTCCCCGCCCCGTCtccgcccccgcgcccccgccgggGTCCCCGCGTCTCCCGTTCCCGAGGCTTCCGCCCGCCCCGCTGCGCTCGGGGCCCCTCGGGCGGTCCCGGCCGCGGGCACCTCACCGGCCCCGCCCAGAGTCCCGGGCCCGGACCCCGGCCCGGCGGCGTCCCCGCGCCTGGACAGCGGCCCCCGGAGCGCCGGCCCGTCCGTCCCGCTCAGCGTCGGCGCCGCACCGCGTTGCCGCGTCCCCGAACTCACCGGACACGGGCGCCCCCACCCCGTCTCCACGTCTCGTTCCAGAAGCTTCCGCGCCGCCCCTCGCGACCTCCCTCCCGCCGGCGGCTCCCCCTGCGCCGGCGGCTGCGGCCCTCAGTGTCGCCGGCGACTGCCGGAAGCGGGTGAGCGAAGGTCCGTCCGTCCCGCactcccccctcacccctgcgGGGCAGTCCTCGCCCCCCCGCGCAGGGCCCCGCCCCGGCCTCCGACCGCCCCGGACTGCGCGTCTGTGGACCCCCGCGACCCCTACCGGCCGCCCCGACCGCCGCACCTCTGCACGACGGCTGCCCCGCGActccgccccggccccgccgccccaCCTCGTCCCGCGCCCAGCGGAGCCCCCCGGCCCGAAGCCGCCCGGAGACCCCGCTGCTCCCGTGACCCGCGCGCCCCAGTCCCCGGCGCTCCTTCGGCCACAGAGCGCAGGAGGGGCCGGTGGGAGGCGACCCCGCGGGCCACATACCGTGCTCTCCGGCGCCTCCAGCGTCTGCCGGCCCGACCGTCTGCGCACGCGCCCGCCACGGCCGAGCGGGTCCTGATCGTCGGCGTCTGCGCCCGAACAACCCGGCCCGGAGAGGGGCGCCGGGGGACGGCGACGGGTCACCCGCTGAACTCCAACGCCCGGCGTGCACCGCGCCGCCCGAGGGCGGGCGGCACCCAGACCCCGCCCCGGCTCCCAGCGTGCATTGCGCCGCCCGGGGGCTCACGGGACCCCACCACCTGCGCTCCCTCCCGGCCCCAACGTGCCCAGCGCCGCCCCGGGGGCCGACGGGACCCAAGCGCGCCCTCTCCTACAAATCCCGGACGTGCACTGCGCCGCCCGGGGGCCCGACGGGACTCAGGCTCCGCCCTCCTAAGCAGGCGCACCTCCCTCCGGCGGCGTCCTCCGCGGTGGCGCTCCGGAGCGGTCGACGGGCGGTCAGGGGCCCTCCCCGCGCGGACCGCGTCCGGGTCCCCCGCCCCGGGGGCGGACCTGCCGCCTGGGAAAGGGATGCGGCTGAGGCGCGCCCCTGTCGGATCCTCCGCTGCGGGCGCCGGAGAGCGGGGCCCAGGACGCACGTCTGCCGGGCCACGTCCAG CTGGGCCGGCCGCCGCGGTCAACCGCTCGGCTCCCAGGTTCCCGCCTGAGACCCCGCGGGGGCAGCCCGCGCGGAACCCGAAGCCCCTCGTGCGTCCCTGCGACCCCCGATCGCGGGGGAGGCGGCGACCCCCGCTGGCCGGCTGTCATCGCGGGATCCGGAGCCGGCCGCGGCCGGTCCCCGACCCGGAGCAGCCCTCCGGCTCCAGGGAGGCGCGGGTGCCTTCTGAGGCTCTGCCCTCGGGGCTCTCCGGCGAGCGCCGGGTAACCCCAAGCCCAGAGGAGCGCGACGGGCCCTGA